GTCTGAGAAAGTATACTACTTCTCATTTGACGGTGACTCCTTCGATGACTTAGAACTAAAAGTTGATCCTGAGCCAACCCCTACAGCGAATAAGTAGTTGTAAAAAGTGAATACTCAGCATTATTAAATTATTAGAAAAGCAGGTAAAGCATGAGAAGAACTAAACGTAAGGGAAAGAGATTTTTAATTGTTATATGCATTATATTGTTGATATCCCTAGGTATATTTGCCCTATTTAAATATAGAATTACTCAATCTAGAATTTATAGCGAGCTAAGCGATAGAATCGACTTTATTTTTAATACAAAAGAAGTTAAAGTCCCTGAAGATGCTCTTGCTTTTTCTGTATACGATATTAATGAAGGAAAATATTTGTTTAATGAAGGTGGTAAGCAATTACCAACCGTTGCAAGTCTGTCTAAGTTATTTACAATCGATTATGCACTTACAAAAATTGATTTAGATGAAATTTTAGAAGTCAATGACGAGCTGTTGCAACTTGTACCTGCAGGATCTTCCCTGGCTAATTTAGTCAGTGGACAATATACAGCGAAACAAATCATGCAAGCCATGCTTGTACCATCTGGCAATGATGCTGCTTTTGCCCTTGCATATAATATAGGCAAAAAAGACCTAGGCGCTGGCTATAGTGCAGAAAAATATGTGGAATATTTTGTAGAAAATCTTAAGGAATACCTAAAAAATGAAGGCTATGACCATACCGATTTATTTGATCCTAGTGGTTTTTCTACCCAAGCTTCTACCAACTTAAATGATGTAAATAGGGTTACCCTTAAACTTATCGATTATGATTTTGTTCAGGAATGTATAGGCGAAAGTTCTTTTACTATAGAAACTGCGCAAGGAATCTTCACTTGGAAAAATACCAATCAATTATTGGACAAAGATTCTCTGTACTACCATGAAAATATCAAAGGGGTAAAAACTGGAACTATGGCCTCATCATACAACCTAATTGCCTTGTATGAAAAAGATGGCAAAAGCTATTTGATAAGCTGTCTTGCAGCAAAATCTAATGAAGATAGATATCAAACTATTCATGCAGCTATCAATACAATTATAGAAAAATAGAAAGCAAGCTAAGAAACCTAGCCCATTTTAAGCCCAGTTAAAATAAAAATCCCTGCAACCATAGAGATTACAGGGCATAATGGCGATTCGAGAGGGGATCGAACCCTCGCTCATAGCTCCGGAAACTATTGCCTTATCCACTTGGCTACCGAATCTTTTTGGATAATCTTGGGACCATCACCCATCTCACTAATCATCCAAATAATCATTAAGGGAGAATATTTTCAAAAGCAAGTTTTAGAGCAAACCAAATCCGGCTCAAACTATCTTCTATAACTTGAATCTCTGTAGGATTTTTGCTCATTCCTTCTTGATTCGGATTAGCAGGAGAATTTTGATCTCTTTTATCTTTGTTATCTGAGCCGTTATTTTCAGATGGTGCTTCGGTAGGTTTGTCACCATATTCTGGCAGTATTTTACCCGGCTTATTTTGCTCAGCTTTATCTTTTGAATTATCTGGACTCTTACTCATATCAAAATCTTCTAGAGTGAAGAGCTTCGGTTTACTTGCGTATTCACTTATGCTCTTACCGATATTTTTAATTACATCTTTATCAAAGATATTTGGCATATTAGAGCGTTCTAGCAATTCCATAAACTCAAACTCTACCTCATCATAGCTTGTTAAGGTAAGGTAATTGTCTACGGCTTTTCTATAGTCATGATTTATGTTATCTAGCTGGCTCAAACTTGCCATTGCTGAAATTGAATAACTTAAGTAATACAACGGAGAATTGTATAAATGCCAGACCGCTGTCCAATAATCATCGTCGAGATTCAACTTATAATCTCTACATATTTCTGAGAATTTATTTCTAAGCATTTCCGCATTTAAGTTTTCGGTAGTATAGGCGAACTCTTCGAATTCATTAAAGCATGCCCCGGTCAAAACTGACCAAACCAAATCAAGTAGCTTCGCTGTAACCGCCTGATTAGCTAAGTTACCATACATTAATTTAGAATACGGCAAGAACAACAGCTCAAGATATTGTGAATGAATTTCTGCTACATCTATGTTTTGCTCATCGAAATAACTTAAGTCATTATCCCTTATAGCAGTGTTAAAATGCCCAAACTCGTGTATCAAAGTATTTAAATTATTATAGTCTCCCCTATCCTTGATAAAAATCGCTGCAGAATTAAGGTAAGGCAAACGAATTGTATAGGACACATCTTCATTTTTCTCTGAGGTTCCAATATTTAAAAGTGAGGCGTCTACCATATATTTATATGAATCCAAAAGCTCTGAAGAAATATTA
Above is a window of Fastidiosipila sanguinis DNA encoding:
- a CDS encoding serine hydrolase: MRRTKRKGKRFLIVICIILLISLGIFALFKYRITQSRIYSELSDRIDFIFNTKEVKVPEDALAFSVYDINEGKYLFNEGGKQLPTVASLSKLFTIDYALTKIDLDEILEVNDELLQLVPAGSSLANLVSGQYTAKQIMQAMLVPSGNDAAFALAYNIGKKDLGAGYSAEKYVEYFVENLKEYLKNEGYDHTDLFDPSGFSTQASTNLNDVNRVTLKLIDYDFVQECIGESSFTIETAQGIFTWKNTNQLLDKDSLYYHENIKGVKTGTMASSYNLIALYEKDGKSYLISCLAAKSNEDRYQTIHAAINTIIEK